AGAAGTAACACGCTCGGCCAACGGCAAATCAAGCGTTGAATCGCTGCCGGGTGGCCAGGGTGTGGTCGCCGTGCTCACCGACATCACGCACGAGAAAGCGATCCAAAAGCGGAATGCCGAGTTTGTCTCCGCCGTCAGCCACGAAATGAAAACTCCTCTCTCCAGCGTGCGGGCCTATGTCGAACTGCTCGCCGACGGCGATGCTGAGGACGAAGCCACTCGCGAAGAATTCCTCGGCGTCATTCATAGCCAGACGGAACGGCTGCAACGGCTGATCGATAACTTGCTGAACCTGTCGCGCATCGAAGCTGGCGTGGTGCACGTGAACAAAGCGCCGCGCTCGCTCAACGAATTGCTCGAAGAAGCCGTGAACCTGTTGCAACCCGCTGCGACCCACAAGCAGATGCGGCTGGTCACCGACCTCAGCCCGCTCTACCTTGGTGTGCTGGCCGATCGAGACACGCTTCTGCAAGCGGCCATCAACTTGGTTTCGAACGCGCTCAAATACACGCCCGAAGGCGGCACGGTTACCGTGCGTAGCCGCCTGGCCGATGAAAGCGTCGTCTTCGAAGTGCAAGACACCGGCGTGGGACTTTCGCCCGAAGATCGCCAGAAGGTGTTCGAGAAGTTCTATCGCGTGAAGAAAGATCAACAGATGGCAGCCGGCACCGGGCTGGGTTTGCCACTGGTCAAGCATATCGTCGAAGACGTCCACGGTGGCCGCATTGAGGTCGAGAGTGAACTCGGCCGAGGCAGCACCTTTCGCATCATTTTGCCGAGCCAAAGCTCCTCGTAAGAAGCGAGAAACCTTATGCAAAAGCGCATCCTCCTGTGCGACGACGAACTGCACATCCTGCGGGCCGCGGAATTCAAGTTCTCGCGCGCCGGTTATCACGTGCAATGTGCCGCGAATGGCGAAGAAGCCTGGACGCTGATCGAACAGCAACTACCCGACGTCCTCGTCACCGATTGCCAAATGCCGCGGCTAAACGGACTCGAACTGGCCCGTCGCATCAAAGATCATCCTGCCACGTGTCACCTCCCCGTCATCATGCTCAGCGCGAAGGGTTTTGAACTCTCTTCGAGCCAACTGCGCGATGAATACGGCATCGTCAAACTGCTGTGTAAGCCCTTCAGCCCGCGTGAACTGTTCAACGTTGTCGAATCGTTGCTCGGCGGCCACGAGGGTGCCTCCGATGCGCTCGTCGGTCTGCCCATCGCGGCTACGGTTCCGACTGCAGTCAGCCAATGGCTGTAAAGCTATTCCAAGCTTGATCCCGCCCACCTCTCCCACCGCACTTCGATTTCAACCATGAAACTCCCCACAGAAATTTTCGGCGAGGTGGTCGTTGTCCACACGCCCGAAGAATTGAGCGCTGATACCGCAGGGCAACTCGAAGCGTTCTTGACGAACCTCGATCGCTCGCAGGTGATTATCGACCTCAATGGAAGCGAGACGATCGAAAGTGGCGGGCTGGAAGCCATTCTCAATGCGCAGGAAACACTGCTGGCGCTCGGTGGCGATATTAAAATCTCGACGACGAACGAGTCCAATCGCAAAATTCTCGAAATGACTCGCCTCGATCAACAGTTGGAAGTGTTTGAAACGGTCATCGATGCCGTGAAAAGCTTCGCCGGTTAAGAACTTTCACGCGCAGGAGTTTTTCGATGGTCACCACCGTTCATCACGCCCCGCAGCGACTCGGCAATATTCTGATCGAGAAAGGAATTCTCACGCTCGAGCGCCTGCAGCAGGCGCTCGAAATGCAGAAGCAATCGGGCGGCACCAAGCTGCTCGGCGAAATCCTCGTCGAAAAAGAATTCTGTTCCGAGGACCAGGTGATCGAGTGCCTGGCGCTCGTCTACGCCCTGCCGTATGCGAAACTAGAACCGCGATTGGCCGACCCCAAAGTGGTCGACGTGCTGCCGCGCGAGTACATCGAAAAGAACATGGTGTTTCCGCTCTTTCGCATTCGCGGCGTACTGACGGTCGCCATGTGCGAGCCGACTAATCTGTTCTTGCTCGACGAGATGAGCCGGGCCACGAACCTGCAAGTGCAAGTGGTCGCTGCTTCGCCCAAAGACATCCGGCGGATGATCACCACGCTGCCGGACAGCAAGACGTTTGTCATCGATGACATCATCGATAACAACAGTCAGGCCGAAGTCACGCTGATCGAGACCGCGATCGACGACATTGGCGACGCCACAGAAATCGCCGGGCAGTCGCCGGTGATTCGGCTGGTGAACTACGTCATCTACAACGCGGTGAAAGAAGGGGCTAGCGATATTCACATCGAGCCCGCCGAGCGCTGCATGCGCGTGCGGTATCGCATCGACGGCCGCCTCTATAAATCGCTCGAAGTGCCGGTCAATCTGCTCAATGCCGTGACGAGTCGTATCAAGATCATGGCCTCGCTCGACATTAGCGAGCGTCGCTTGCCACAGGACGGCCGCGTGCATGTGATGCTCGACGGCCGCAAAGTTGACCTGCGTATCAGCACGTTTCCAGGCAATCGCGGCGAAAAGACGGTTATCCGCGTGCTCGATACCCGCAGCGTGTCGCTCAACTTGCGCGATCTGGGCTTTGCCGAAGATGTGCTCGAACCGCTGCAGACAGGCATTCGCGCGCCGAATGGAATCA
Above is a window of Anatilimnocola aggregata DNA encoding:
- a CDS encoding ATP-binding protein; translated protein: MNHPNRFISTTPVLFLAAVLTAIGLCWAVEVWVGKPSLMARAAFLTGGAALAVLVSGLSAERHVLACQTAKRYIEMLCQLDVNSWLSSNSNTMPDLPASNSFRPVLNSVRQCLHQMAERVEYAEHQRTAAEARVHRVAVERDQLKEILSGMNDPVVAIDSFGEVILANAPATKLLHLPDSLDAHPALEQLARCEALVGLLTETRKRRVPTHRSAEVNLPDDTGRQHWFRISCKTFADEAGTQEVTRSANGKSSVESLPGGQGVVAVLTDITHEKAIQKRNAEFVSAVSHEMKTPLSSVRAYVELLADGDAEDEATREEFLGVIHSQTERLQRLIDNLLNLSRIEAGVVHVNKAPRSLNELLEEAVNLLQPAATHKQMRLVTDLSPLYLGVLADRDTLLQAAINLVSNALKYTPEGGTVTVRSRLADESVVFEVQDTGVGLSPEDRQKVFEKFYRVKKDQQMAAGTGLGLPLVKHIVEDVHGGRIEVESELGRGSTFRIILPSQSSS
- a CDS encoding response regulator, encoding MQKRILLCDDELHILRAAEFKFSRAGYHVQCAANGEEAWTLIEQQLPDVLVTDCQMPRLNGLELARRIKDHPATCHLPVIMLSAKGFELSSSQLRDEYGIVKLLCKPFSPRELFNVVESLLGGHEGASDALVGLPIAATVPTAVSQWL
- a CDS encoding STAS domain-containing protein; protein product: MKLPTEIFGEVVVVHTPEELSADTAGQLEAFLTNLDRSQVIIDLNGSETIESGGLEAILNAQETLLALGGDIKISTTNESNRKILEMTRLDQQLEVFETVIDAVKSFAG
- a CDS encoding GspE/PulE family protein, with protein sequence MVTTVHHAPQRLGNILIEKGILTLERLQQALEMQKQSGGTKLLGEILVEKEFCSEDQVIECLALVYALPYAKLEPRLADPKVVDVLPREYIEKNMVFPLFRIRGVLTVAMCEPTNLFLLDEMSRATNLQVQVVAASPKDIRRMITTLPDSKTFVIDDIIDNNSQAEVTLIETAIDDIGDATEIAGQSPVIRLVNYVIYNAVKEGASDIHIEPAERCMRVRYRIDGRLYKSLEVPVNLLNAVTSRIKIMASLDISERRLPQDGRVHVMLDGRKVDLRISTFPGNRGEKTVIRVLDTRSVSLNLRDLGFAEDVLEPLQTGIRAPNGIILVTGPTGSGKSTTLYAALNEIASMENNICTVEDPIEYHLSLINQFQVQERVGLTFSKALRTLLRQDPDVIMVGEVRDEETARTAIQAALTGHLVLSTLHTNDSPSAITRLINIGVESYLISAALNVVLAQRLVRRVCPKCRTAYELPRPLRKTLERMGHGMDVFYKGAGCKRCRNTGYSGRVGVHELLQIDDRLRDAIVANASVSEMRRIGLENGMVTLRKDGFRKVKEGLTTVEEIIQITGESAIAERAERTGSVVEDVISTT